From the genome of Nitrosomonas sp., one region includes:
- a CDS encoding DUF494 domain-containing protein: protein MFDILYYLFENYFDSGSYPDSETLTRKLALAGFDDEEIHQALDWLSELARQDTGNYPAAFADNGSFRCFSAFEMEKIDTEGRGFIHFLEQAKIINPLQRELLIDRVIAMDEVSSSLDKIKLIVLTELWIQNQLSDDAVLEKLLIVSDSHYRH from the coding sequence ATGTTTGACATACTTTATTATTTATTTGAAAATTATTTTGACTCAGGGAGTTATCCTGACTCAGAAACGCTTACCCGAAAACTGGCATTGGCTGGTTTTGATGATGAAGAAATACATCAGGCGTTGGATTGGTTATCTGAGTTGGCGCGTCAAGATACTGGCAACTATCCAGCTGCATTTGCAGATAATGGCTCGTTTAGATGCTTTAGCGCGTTTGAGATGGAGAAAATTGATACGGAAGGACGCGGTTTTATTCACTTCCTTGAGCAAGCAAAGATTATTAACCCTTTGCAAAGAGAATTATTGATTGACCGCGTGATTGCGATGGATGAGGTGTCTTCCAGCTTGGATAAAATCAAACTAATCGTGCTAACAGAACTCTGGATACAGAACCAACTTTCCGATGATGCGGTTCTGGAGAAATTATTAATTGTAAGTGATTCGCACTATAGGCATTAG
- the dprA gene encoding DNA-processing protein DprA: MKHETDIESWLKLCLIKGVGDESIRRLLVAFGTPTAVLAAPEAALERVVKRSVAKFIKNGADSKRVACTLDWLKDSANSVITFADNDYPSQLLNIADPPPLLYFKGRRELLNNPALAVVGSRNATPQGLSNAEAFAGSISNAGICIISGMALGIDTAAHRGGLQGNASSIAVVGTGLDIVYPAKNHSLAHKLAQDGALISELPLGTPAIGRNFPRRNRIISGMSRGCLVVEAALRSGSLITARQALEQGREVLAIPGSIHSPLSKGCHALIKEGAKLVESTQDILDELNYPVTQNKQSMIEPGGFELSNENTLLLKYLGYDVVDVDTLCMRSGLTVESVSAMLLTLELDGYVASLPGGCYQRITK, encoded by the coding sequence ATGAAACATGAAACCGATATCGAGTCATGGTTGAAACTCTGTCTTATCAAAGGTGTAGGTGATGAATCCATCCGGCGATTATTGGTTGCATTTGGGACGCCAACAGCAGTTTTAGCGGCGCCTGAAGCCGCACTTGAGCGCGTTGTCAAAAGATCGGTTGCCAAATTTATTAAAAATGGCGCTGATTCAAAAAGAGTAGCTTGTACACTGGACTGGCTTAAAGATTCTGCCAATTCGGTTATTACTTTTGCGGATAATGACTATCCGTCCCAGTTGCTTAATATTGCGGATCCGCCCCCTTTGCTTTATTTCAAGGGCAGGCGTGAGCTTCTGAATAATCCGGCGCTCGCGGTGGTGGGTAGTCGCAATGCAACGCCGCAAGGGTTGTCCAATGCGGAAGCGTTTGCAGGATCAATCAGTAATGCCGGGATTTGCATCATCAGCGGCATGGCGCTTGGCATAGACACTGCCGCACATCGTGGCGGATTGCAAGGAAACGCATCAAGTATTGCTGTTGTGGGCACCGGGTTGGATATCGTATATCCGGCAAAAAATCATTCATTAGCGCATAAATTGGCGCAAGACGGCGCGCTGATCTCAGAGTTGCCATTGGGCACACCGGCCATTGGTAGAAATTTTCCTAGAAGAAACAGAATTATCAGTGGCATGAGTCGGGGTTGTTTGGTCGTTGAAGCTGCATTGCGCAGCGGTTCTTTAATTACAGCCAGACAAGCGTTGGAACAAGGACGCGAGGTTCTGGCTATACCGGGTTCTATTCATTCTCCATTATCAAAAGGGTGTCATGCACTCATCAAGGAAGGTGCGAAACTGGTTGAAAGTACTCAGGATATTCTTGATGAATTGAATTATCCTGTCACTCAAAATAAACAAAGCATGATTGAGCCGGGTGGTTTTGAGCTGTCAAATGAAAATACTTTGCTGCTCAAGTATTTGGGTTATGATGTTGTCGATGTGGATACGTTATGTATGCGTAGTGGCTTGACGGTTGAGTCTGTATCAGCCATGCTATTAACGCTTGAACTTGATGGTTATGTTGCCAGTCTGCCGGGTGGTTGCTATCAGAGAATTACGAAATAA
- a CDS encoding LysM peptidoglycan-binding domain-containing protein, whose translation MRKLIISIILCLSLFSALSVKAVDHGLLKSDIPDRYEVVQGDTLWGIAARFLREPWRWPEIWGLNRDQLKNPHSIFPGDIIALEKTLKGNRLRLIKGEGDQRTVKLSPQIRIEQVKSRAIPSIPASVIEPFLSQPMVVEQDGLVQAPYLLGTSDNRVVLSAGNTVYIGNMPYDLGKAWQIFRTGKPLRDPDQNNQVIGYEAEYLGNASVKVFDEISTAVITHSTQEILKGDRLVPAPGIVFNNYAPHAPEVFITGRIISVYGGVTEIGKGSIITLNRGMQNGLEMGHVLAVYRRSQTRMPDGKMIELPEERTGLVFVFRVFDHVSYALVVNSTATIKILDAVKNP comes from the coding sequence ATGCGTAAGCTAATTATATCGATAATCCTGTGTTTAAGCCTTTTTTCCGCTTTGTCTGTCAAAGCTGTTGATCATGGTCTATTAAAAAGTGATATTCCTGATCGATATGAAGTTGTACAAGGCGACACGTTGTGGGGGATTGCGGCACGATTTCTGAGAGAACCATGGCGCTGGCCTGAAATTTGGGGACTAAATCGCGATCAATTGAAAAATCCGCATAGTATTTTTCCGGGCGATATTATTGCTCTGGAAAAAACACTGAAAGGTAACCGCCTGCGGCTTATAAAAGGCGAAGGTGATCAGAGGACCGTCAAATTATCGCCGCAAATACGTATTGAGCAGGTAAAATCAAGAGCTATTCCAAGTATTCCCGCATCTGTTATAGAGCCATTTCTCAGCCAGCCGATGGTTGTGGAACAAGACGGTCTTGTGCAGGCGCCCTATTTACTGGGAACGAGCGACAATCGAGTTGTTTTGAGTGCGGGAAACACAGTCTACATCGGCAACATGCCGTATGATTTGGGCAAAGCCTGGCAAATTTTTCGAACTGGCAAACCATTGAGGGATCCTGATCAGAATAATCAGGTAATCGGTTATGAGGCTGAGTATTTGGGCAATGCCAGTGTTAAAGTTTTTGATGAGATTAGCACAGCAGTGATTACACATTCCACGCAAGAGATTTTAAAAGGCGATCGCCTTGTACCCGCACCCGGAATTGTCTTCAACAATTATGCACCGCATGCTCCAGAGGTGTTTATTACCGGACGGATAATTTCTGTTTATGGCGGCGTTACAGAAATTGGCAAAGGTTCTATTATTACGTTGAATAGAGGTATGCAGAATGGTTTGGAAATGGGCCATGTTCTTGCGGTTTATCGTAGAAGCCAAACTCGCATGCCCGATGGAAAAATGATTGAGTTGCCTGAAGAACGTACTGGCCTGGTTTTTGTATTTAGGGTGTTTGATCATGTGTCCTATGCGCTTGTTGTTAACAGTACCGCTACAATCAAAATTCTGGATGCAGTGAAGAATCCATGA